One stretch of Arachis duranensis cultivar V14167 chromosome 1, aradu.V14167.gnm2.J7QH, whole genome shotgun sequence DNA includes these proteins:
- the LOC107460944 gene encoding uncharacterized protein LOC107460944 — protein METRRKPSTMAIECLEMFHGIDRTAFRMLTQVLYREVKQSLMVMAFLLSLETMRLNGILQTAIKNESWFMNSLADECVICLQCLLSQEFSGVVEKSRKLETLGHVLKTELTLYQVHRMRSVLLTLFPDTLSTICARILGDITMDAVWLEYQRTPKELLGFNTQDQCISVAPEALSRHNNGRGMHMQQGGRQTEQDKGKQKYVCKELDDAERPKTLTVCFGRESMPTAEGIAEFFCNMFGHVVQRVTVMPRRDKESGDFAFVLFNDASIPRIIIGDKNVVHHTIQSMKCWIRWWTGTHYRCVN, from the coding sequence ATGGAAACTAGAAGGAAGCCCTCAACCATGGCAATCGAATGTTTGGAAATGTTCCATGGAATCGATCGAACTGCATTCAGGATGTTGACGCAAGTCCTTTACCGTGAAGTTAAACAGTCTCTGATGGTCATGGCATTTCTACTGTCACTGGAGACAATGAGACTGAATGGTATTCTACAAACAGCCATAAAAAATGAAAGCTGGTTTATGAACAGTCTTGCCGATGAATGTGTCATCTGTTTGCAATGCCTACTATCTCAGGAGTTCTCTGGGGTTGTGGAGAAGTCCAGAAAACTCGAAACCCTCGGACACGTGCTAAAAACTGAGCTCACGTTATACCAGGTTCATAGGATGAGATCTGTCCTCCTAACTCTATTTCCCGATACCCTATCAACCATTTGCGCTAGAATTCTAGGCGACATAACGATGGATGCGGTGTGGTTGGAGTACCAGAGGACTCCTAAAGAACTACTAGGTTTCAACACACAGGACCAGTGCATATCGGTTGCACCAGAGGCATTGAGTAGACATAACAATGGCCGAGGAATGCATATGCAACAAGGAGGAAGGCAAACTGAGCAAGATAAGGGAAAGCAGAAGTACGTCTGCAAGGAGTTGGATGATGCGGAACGTCCAAAGACACTGACCGTATGCTTCGGTCGAGAGTCCATGCCCACTGCAGAGGGCATTGCTGAGTTTTTCTGCAACATGTTTGGTCATGTGGTTCAAAGGGTGACAGTCATGCCTCGGAGGGACAAAGAATCGGGTGATTTTGCTTTCGTTCTTTTCAACGACGCATCAATCCCGCGCATTAtcattggggacaaaaatgtcGTTCATCATACCATACAAAGCATGAAATGTTGGATCAGATGGTGGACAGGAACACATTATCGCTGTGTGAATTAG